GGATGAGGTAGAACGGGGAATGGTCGTGGCTGCACCTGGATCTATCAAGCCTCACAGGAAGTTCAAGGCAGAGGTCTATGTGTTGACCAAGGAGGAGGGTGGAAGACATACGCCGTTCTTCCCAGGTTATCGTCCCCAGTTCTACATTCGCACGACCGATGTTACCGGGACGGTCCAGTTGCCCCCAGGGGTGGAGATGGTTATGCCCGGTGACCATGTGACGATGGAGATTGAGTTGATTGCACCGGTGGCGCTGGAGCAGAACTCCAAGTTTGCCATCCGCGAAGGTGGCAGGACCGTCGGTGCGGGCACCGTTGTGGAAATAATCGAGTAGGATATGCGGGTTTTTTTAACGCTTGCCTGTGGAGAGTGCAAGAATCGGAACTATCACACCGATAAGAATAAGAAGAAGACCCAGCGGCTGGAGATTAGGAAGTTCTGTCCAGCCTGCAGGAAGCATACGGTTCATAAGGAGGTTAAATAGGCCAGTAGCTCTAACGGTAGAGCGGCGGACTCCAAATCCGT
The window above is part of the candidate division WOR-3 bacterium genome. Proteins encoded here:
- the rpmG gene encoding 50S ribosomal protein L33, with translation MRVFLTLACGECKNRNYHTDKNKKKTQRLEIRKFCPACRKHTVHKEVK